A window of the Aquarana catesbeiana isolate 2022-GZ linkage group LG05, ASM4218655v1, whole genome shotgun sequence genome harbors these coding sequences:
- the TMEM70 gene encoding transmembrane protein 70, mitochondrial, with the protein MRVQREHPGHKGRSVIGGMLRLAVCGRWPVGLLRLTCSGAVRGRVCPSFPERRAERASLGASCQVLHDLRPVHFFSTSPSSSLPEEGRLVYTGNLGRAVLGVKFFSYSTSIASLFLMPYILLKTGIGVDSLVLKVVFCSTVGFFTFVTPVTLHIITKGYVARLYHNSDRDLFTAVTYNALLTEKRTVFSPADVAVPGVSKMFTTFYAKKKSMLVNPDLFPNPWDYHHLMGFDKPFTFSPEDLDKPSKDQ; encoded by the exons ATGAGAGTCCAGAGAGAACATCCGGGTCACAAAGGTCGGTCTGTCATTGGCGGAATGCTCCGGTTGGCGGTGTGCGGGAGATGGCCGGTGGGGCTTCTCCGGCTCACATGCTCGGGAGCAGTGAGGGGCCGAGTGTGTCCTTCCTTCCCGGAAAGAAGAGCGGAGAGAGCGAGCCTAGGGGCTTCCTGTCAG GTATTACATGACTTGAGACCCGTTCATTTCTTCAGTACGTCACCCAGTTCTTCACTACCCGAAGAAGGCAGATTGGTTTATACCGGTAATCTGGGCAGGGCAGTCCTCG gTGTGAAGTTCTTCTCCTATTCCACCAGCATTGCTAGCTTGTTTCTTATGCCGTATATTTTGCTGAAGACTGGTATTGGAGTGGACAGCCTTGTTCTGAAAGTAGTATTCTGCAGTACAGTGGGATTCTTCACTTTTGTCACCCCCGTTACTCTGCACATAATAACAAAGGGATATGTGGCACGCTTGTATCACAACAGCGACAGAGACTTGTTCACTGCAGTTACATATAACGCCCTTCTTACAGAAAAGAGGACTGTGTTTTCTCCTGCTGATGTGGCTGTCCCCGGTGTGAGTAAGATGTTCACAACCTTCTATGCTAAGAAGAAATCCATGCTGGTCAATCCAGACCTCTTCCCAAATCCTTGGGACTACCATCACCTTATGGGCTTTGATAAACCCTTCACCTTTAGTCCCGAAGATCTGGATAAGCCCTCAAAGGACCAATAA